A single Pedobacter sp. PACM 27299 DNA region contains:
- the mgrA gene encoding L-glyceraldehyde 3-phosphate reductase has translation MPYTAAPNRYTQMQYRRCGNSGLKLPAISLGLWHNFGHVDQLENCSEILKLAFDNGVTHFDLANNYGPPPGSAEENFGRLLKRDFEGYRDEMIISSKAGYTMWDGPYGDWGSKKYLVSSLDQSLKRMGMEYVDIFYHHRPDPQTPLEETMAALDLIVRQGKALYVGISNYQAEEAAEAMKILKRLGTPCLIHQPKYSMYERWVEGGLLDLLGNEGIGCIPFSPLAQGMLTNKYLKGIPEDSRAAKSHGALQQDQLTPERLKQLNALNAVAESRGQKLAQMALSWILKDERITSVLVGASKAEQLADSLKCLNNLDFSTEELQKIEQILAS, from the coding sequence ATGCCCTATACTGCCGCCCCTAACAGATATACTCAAATGCAATACCGCAGATGCGGAAACAGTGGACTGAAGCTACCAGCCATTTCTCTTGGCTTATGGCATAACTTCGGTCATGTGGATCAGCTGGAAAACTGCAGTGAGATTTTAAAACTGGCTTTCGACAATGGAGTTACCCATTTTGACCTTGCTAATAATTACGGTCCGCCTCCAGGATCTGCAGAGGAAAATTTTGGTCGCTTGCTGAAAAGAGATTTCGAAGGATATAGAGATGAAATGATCATTTCTTCTAAGGCAGGATATACAATGTGGGATGGACCTTATGGAGATTGGGGTTCCAAAAAATACCTGGTATCCAGCCTGGATCAAAGTCTGAAAAGAATGGGCATGGAGTATGTCGATATTTTTTACCATCACCGTCCGGATCCGCAAACGCCACTAGAGGAAACAATGGCAGCATTAGACCTGATCGTACGTCAAGGAAAAGCATTATATGTCGGGATATCTAATTACCAGGCAGAAGAAGCTGCCGAAGCGATGAAAATCTTAAAACGTTTGGGCACACCATGTCTGATTCATCAACCTAAATACTCCATGTATGAACGTTGGGTAGAAGGAGGTTTGCTGGATTTACTAGGCAATGAAGGTATAGGATGTATTCCTTTTTCACCGCTCGCTCAAGGGATGCTGACCAATAAATACCTGAAAGGGATTCCTGAAGATTCTCGTGCAGCAAAGTCGCATGGCGCATTACAGCAAGATCAATTGACGCCTGAAAGATTGAAACAGCTGAATGCACTGAATGCAGTTGCGGAAAGCCGTGGACAAAAACTGGCACAAATGGCCTTGTCATGGATTTTAAAAGATGAACGCATTACCTCCGTATTGGTGGGCGCCAGTAAAGCTGAACAGCTTGCGGATTCTTTAAAATGTTTGAACAACCTTGATTTCAGCACAGAAGAACTACAGAAAATTGAGCAGATTTTAGCCTCTTAG
- a CDS encoding RES family NAD+ phosphorylase: MSYTQELGENWVRNEKTALLKVPSSIISAESNFLLNPNHADFKFIKLLKFEPFVFDKRIKL; encoded by the coding sequence ATGTCTTATACACAGGAATTAGGGGAGAATTGGGTCAGGAATGAAAAAACGGCCCTATTGAAAGTCCCCTCTTCCATTATATCAGCGGAATCAAATTTTCTCCTCAACCCTAACCATGCGGATTTCAAGTTCATCAAATTACTGAAGTTTGAGCCATTTGTGTTCGACAAAAGAATTAAGCTGTAA
- the parS gene encoding type II RES/Xre toxin-antitoxin system antitoxin, with product MANTSKPYKDKTPLSVVAEAALIAPYQPLYNDSISLLMSSKSGLSAKAALDFLSLSGFTREEFQDTFKTNVKTIQNYASNASRLDPSLSEKLLKSFSLFEKGIEIFGRAKAFHQWLNTPSYGLGHQIPFDLMDTFTGISLIEEELIRIAHGDLA from the coding sequence ATGGCAAACACTTCAAAACCTTACAAAGATAAAACACCCCTATCTGTTGTTGCAGAGGCCGCTTTAATCGCCCCTTATCAGCCATTGTACAACGATTCTATCAGCTTGCTCATGAGTTCAAAATCAGGCTTATCAGCAAAAGCTGCACTGGATTTTTTAAGTCTTTCGGGTTTTACCAGGGAAGAGTTCCAGGATACCTTTAAAACTAATGTTAAAACCATCCAGAACTACGCTTCTAATGCATCCAGATTAGATCCTTCCCTCAGCGAGAAACTTTTAAAGTCTTTTTCTCTATTTGAAAAAGGAATAGAAATCTTTGGCAGGGCAAAGGCTTTTCACCAATGGCTCAATACCCCTTCTTATGGGCTTGGCCACCAAATTCCCTTTGATTTAATGGACACTTTTACAGGCATCAGTCTCATTGAAGAAGAGCTCATTAGAATTGCTCACGGAGATCTCGCTTAA
- a CDS encoding RES family NAD+ phosphorylase, translating to MSNYAGSLVASGRAARWNPNDVSMIYTAESRSLACLENVVHRSQFGLNSAFQVMTIEIPDDLPIASIPLKSLPENWFSLKTCLIHRN from the coding sequence TTGAGCAATTACGCTGGCTCATTAGTCGCTTCAGGCCGCGCAGCAAGATGGAATCCGAATGATGTTTCCATGATTTATACAGCGGAATCACGTTCTTTGGCTTGTCTGGAAAATGTAGTCCATCGGAGTCAATTTGGGCTGAACAGTGCCTTCCAGGTCATGACGATTGAAATTCCGGATGACCTCCCCATTGCCAGTATCCCCTTGAAATCATTACCAGAAAACTGGTTTTCTTTGAAAACATGTCTTATACACAGGAATTAG
- a CDS encoding queuosine precursor transporter, whose amino-acid sequence MTFKTKESRLLLILGSFFVANAILSEFIGVKIFTVEGTLGIKQFDINLLGVPNLSFNMSAGVLTWPLIFIMTDIINEYFGVRQVRFLSVLAAILISYAFFVVAAAMRLSPSDFWVNQTIDGHPLNMNHAFAGIFGQGMWIIVGSVIAFLVGQIADVFIFHKIKKVTGERALWLRATGSTVISQFIDSFVVIFIAFYLNPQYHWSWQMVTAIGLVNYTYKFVVAILMTPLLYVVHHVIDRYLGKDLSQRMIKMAGR is encoded by the coding sequence ATGACTTTTAAAACAAAAGAAAGCAGATTATTGCTCATTCTAGGCTCCTTTTTCGTGGCCAATGCGATCCTTTCAGAATTTATAGGTGTAAAAATATTTACGGTGGAAGGCACACTGGGCATCAAACAGTTTGATATCAATTTGCTGGGCGTTCCAAACCTCTCCTTTAACATGTCTGCAGGGGTACTTACCTGGCCTTTAATTTTTATCATGACGGATATTATCAACGAATATTTTGGCGTTCGGCAGGTCCGGTTTTTATCTGTGCTGGCGGCTATTCTGATTTCTTACGCCTTTTTTGTGGTCGCAGCAGCGATGAGACTTTCGCCTTCTGATTTCTGGGTAAATCAAACCATTGATGGCCATCCGCTCAATATGAATCATGCTTTTGCCGGGATATTCGGACAAGGGATGTGGATCATTGTGGGTTCTGTGATTGCCTTTTTAGTAGGGCAGATTGCGGATGTGTTTATCTTTCATAAAATTAAAAAAGTAACCGGAGAACGTGCTTTATGGCTTCGTGCCACAGGTTCTACAGTGATTTCTCAATTTATAGACAGTTTTGTCGTGATCTTTATTGCTTTTTATTTGAATCCTCAATACCACTGGAGCTGGCAAATGGTGACTGCAATCGGTCTGGTGAATTATACTTATAAATTTGTAGTCGCAATTTTAATGACGCCCTTACTGTATGTGGTGCATCATGTGATTGACCGTTATCTGGGCAAGGATCTTTCGCAGCGTATGATTAAAATGGCAGGAAGATAG
- a CDS encoding GreA/GreB family elongation factor — protein sequence METKTLSLSKSDLKLLKDHLDKSNMSPYNKEKLRKEIKEATIYADQDLPEDVVCLKSEARIANTKTGKEFSFKIVMPEEANIKVQKVSVFAPISIALFGYRTGDIINWEMPDGIQEFKILEVKRMS from the coding sequence ATGGAAACAAAAACATTATCACTTTCAAAAAGCGATTTAAAACTATTAAAAGATCACCTGGACAAATCAAACATGAGTCCTTATAATAAAGAAAAACTAAGAAAAGAGATCAAAGAGGCAACGATCTACGCAGATCAGGATCTTCCTGAAGACGTGGTATGTCTGAAATCTGAAGCTAGAATTGCCAATACAAAAACCGGTAAAGAGTTTAGCTTTAAGATTGTAATGCCGGAAGAAGCAAACATCAAGGTGCAAAAGGTATCTGTTTTTGCTCCGATCAGCATTGCTTTATTTGGCTACAGAACAGGCGACATTATCAACTGGGAAATGCCTGACGGCATTCAGGAGTTTAAAATCCTGGAAGTTAAAAGGATGAGCTAA
- a CDS encoding Lrp/AsnC family transcriptional regulator → MMENLDKLDTRILNILQKDASLSTKDIAGEIGLSISPTHERIKRLKSAGYIEKYVALVNREKLGKHLLVLCTVTLKEQSIATLKNFEESVVQFKEVLEVLCIAGGQDYLLKIVVDDVDDYHTFVVTHLSSLSNISTLSSSFVLKEIKRETAFHLIF, encoded by the coding sequence ATGATGGAGAATTTAGATAAGCTCGACACCAGGATATTAAACATCCTGCAAAAGGACGCTTCTTTAAGCACAAAAGACATTGCAGGGGAAATCGGCCTAAGTATTTCCCCCACTCACGAGCGCATTAAACGACTAAAATCAGCAGGATATATAGAGAAATATGTAGCGCTGGTAAACCGGGAAAAGCTTGGAAAACACCTGCTGGTGCTTTGTACCGTAACTTTAAAAGAACAATCCATTGCTACCTTAAAAAACTTCGAGGAATCAGTAGTGCAGTTTAAGGAAGTGCTGGAAGTTTTGTGTATTGCCGGCGGACAAGATTATCTGCTAAAGATTGTAGTAGATGATGTAGACGATTACCATACTTTTGTGGTTACTCATTTATCTTCACTTTCAAATATTTCTACGTTAAGCAGTAGTTTTGTGTTAAAAGAGATCAAAAGAGAAACGGCATTCCACCTTATTTTCTAA
- a CDS encoding methionine aminotransferase, with amino-acid sequence MIATQSKLPGTGTNIFSVMSKLAEEHQAINLSQGFPDYECDPKLIEYVAEAMRQGFNQYAPMTGLAALREVITEKMNQLYGANYHPETEINVTAGGTQAIFTALSAYIHPGDEVIIFEPAYDAYAPTIKLLGGLVKPYELAPPQYEIDWEMVKKLFSANTKMIILNSPQNPTGCVLSEKDIKALIKLTKNTDIMILSDEVYEHIIFDGKQHHSVALYPELRERSFIVASFGKLLHTTGWKLGYCLAPEQMMKEFRKIHQFNVFSVNTPMQVGIARYLKDPQSYLGLSAFFQQKRDLFRSLLTETKFKLLPCDGSYFQCVSYEHLSDEKDVAMAERLIKEYGVASIPVSAFYIRNTDHHVLRFCFAKKQETLEKAVERLVKL; translated from the coding sequence ATGATAGCTACACAATCCAAACTACCTGGCACAGGAACGAACATATTTTCGGTCATGTCCAAATTAGCAGAAGAACATCAGGCCATTAATCTTTCTCAGGGATTTCCTGATTATGAATGTGATCCGAAACTCATCGAATATGTAGCGGAGGCCATGCGCCAGGGCTTTAATCAATATGCCCCCATGACTGGTTTAGCAGCCCTGCGAGAAGTGATTACCGAAAAGATGAATCAACTTTATGGCGCAAATTATCATCCGGAAACGGAGATCAATGTTACTGCCGGAGGTACACAGGCTATATTCACCGCTTTAAGCGCTTATATTCATCCTGGTGATGAGGTGATTATTTTTGAACCTGCTTACGATGCTTATGCCCCTACGATAAAGTTGCTGGGCGGCCTGGTTAAACCTTATGAGCTTGCCCCTCCTCAATATGAGATCGACTGGGAAATGGTGAAAAAACTATTCTCCGCCAATACCAAAATGATCATCTTGAATAGCCCACAGAATCCAACTGGCTGCGTTTTATCAGAAAAGGACATCAAAGCACTCATCAAATTAACAAAAAATACCGACATCATGATTTTAAGTGATGAGGTGTATGAACATATCATTTTCGATGGTAAGCAACACCATAGTGTGGCTTTATACCCGGAACTCCGCGAAAGAAGCTTTATTGTGGCTTCCTTCGGCAAATTACTGCATACTACCGGCTGGAAATTGGGGTACTGCCTGGCGCCTGAACAAATGATGAAGGAGTTCAGAAAAATACACCAATTCAATGTATTCAGTGTAAATACTCCGATGCAGGTGGGTATCGCACGTTACCTGAAAGATCCGCAATCGTATCTTGGCTTATCTGCCTTCTTCCAGCAGAAGCGCGATTTGTTTCGTTCGCTCCTTACCGAAACTAAGTTTAAATTATTACCTTGCGATGGTTCTTATTTCCAATGCGTTAGCTATGAGCACCTCAGCGATGAAAAAGATGTCGCCATGGCCGAAAGGTTAATCAAAGAATATGGAGTTGCCTCCATTCCGGTTTCAGCCTTCTACATTAGGAATACGGATCACCATGTTTTGAGGTTTTGTTTTGCAAAAAAACAAGAAACATTGGAAAAAGCCGTTGAAAGACTAGTTAAATTATAA
- a CDS encoding histone H1, whose protein sequence is MEKFSKVKELLASIEADAEKFYNAGNSAAGTRVRKAMQDLKVLAQEIRSEVTEKKNSEK, encoded by the coding sequence ATGGAAAAATTTTCAAAAGTTAAAGAATTATTAGCTTCTATTGAAGCTGACGCTGAGAAGTTTTATAATGCAGGAAACAGTGCTGCAGGAACTAGAGTACGTAAAGCTATGCAGGATTTAAAAGTTCTTGCTCAGGAAATTCGTTCTGAAGTAACAGAGAAAAAAAACAGCGAAAAATAA
- a CDS encoding YceH family protein — MESIQTLPELNAEELRVLGVLMEKSKTTPEYYPMTINSLTAACNQKTSRKPVVQYDEQTVVLALDTLKRKGLISTATGGSSRSIKYKHNFAIVFPVTPQEVAILCLLMLRGPQTPGELNTNSGRLYEFESLEEVQSVLERLTDAEPPYVIQLPRKAGQKEMRYAHLLSGAPDLNAEDSTEEAAQKTNSDLENRVLKLETELDELKTAFAQLMKELMG; from the coding sequence ATGGAATCAATACAAACTTTGCCCGAATTAAACGCAGAGGAGCTTCGTGTGCTAGGCGTTTTAATGGAGAAATCTAAAACTACCCCTGAATATTACCCAATGACCATTAACAGTCTGACAGCAGCCTGTAATCAAAAGACCTCAAGGAAACCTGTGGTTCAGTATGACGAACAGACTGTGGTACTGGCATTGGATACCCTCAAAAGAAAAGGATTGATTTCTACGGCTACCGGAGGATCAAGCCGCAGCATTAAATACAAGCATAACTTCGCGATTGTATTCCCGGTAACGCCTCAGGAAGTCGCTATTCTTTGTCTATTAATGCTGAGAGGCCCTCAAACTCCAGGAGAGCTAAATACCAATTCCGGTAGATTGTATGAATTCGAATCTTTGGAAGAAGTACAATCCGTATTGGAACGTTTAACGGATGCTGAGCCTCCTTACGTCATTCAATTGCCGAGAAAAGCCGGACAAAAAGAAATGCGTTACGCACATTTACTTTCTGGTGCACCTGATTTAAATGCAGAAGACTCAACAGAAGAAGCCGCTCAAAAAACGAACTCAGATCTGGAAAACCGGGTGCTGAAGCTCGAAACAGAATTGGACGAATTAAAGACCGCTTTTGCTCAGCTGATGAAGGAACTGATGGGCTAA
- a CDS encoding histidine decarboxylase produces the protein MKTPLNTKDNERLSAYMKLAEERAKHFIGYPIAQDFDYSELYPLLKLPLNNVGDPWVESTYDLNSRSLELEVLEFFAELFHAPANNWWGYVTNGGSEGNLYGLYVARELYPNGIVYYSEATHYSVQKNIQLLNLRSIVIRTQENGEMDYEDLNAMVQMHRDQPVIILANIGTTMMEAKDDLQQIQQILRRQAIKNHYIHCDAALAGTYSALLNLKPGFDFNHGTDSMAISGHKFIGSPIPCGLVLVKKNYKDRIGKAIPYIGTVDTTITGSRNGHSPIFIWYALKKLGKEGLKQRALECLETAAYTVKSLNNIGVPAWTNPSALTVVFPAPSIALRQKWQIATEDGNSHVICMPGVTKAQIDDFVQDLQAEIELTAALTL, from the coding sequence ATGAAGACTCCATTAAATACTAAAGATAATGAGCGTTTAAGCGCTTATATGAAACTCGCTGAAGAGCGTGCCAAGCACTTCATCGGTTACCCAATTGCACAAGATTTTGATTATTCAGAATTATATCCACTTTTAAAACTGCCTTTAAACAATGTGGGCGATCCATGGGTAGAATCTACTTACGATCTGAATTCGCGTTCTCTGGAGCTGGAAGTATTGGAGTTTTTTGCTGAATTGTTCCATGCACCAGCAAATAACTGGTGGGGTTATGTGACCAATGGTGGCTCTGAAGGAAATTTATATGGCCTTTACGTGGCCAGGGAACTCTATCCTAATGGCATCGTTTATTATTCTGAAGCCACACATTATAGTGTTCAAAAGAACATACAGCTGCTCAATCTGCGCAGCATCGTGATCAGAACTCAAGAAAATGGGGAGATGGATTACGAGGATTTGAATGCGATGGTACAAATGCACAGGGATCAGCCGGTGATCATTCTGGCCAATATTGGCACCACGATGATGGAAGCAAAAGATGATTTGCAGCAAATTCAGCAAATCCTCCGCAGGCAAGCGATTAAAAATCATTATATCCATTGTGATGCTGCTTTAGCTGGCACTTATAGTGCTTTACTGAATTTAAAACCAGGTTTTGATTTTAACCATGGGACCGACAGTATGGCCATCAGCGGACATAAATTTATCGGCTCTCCTATCCCTTGCGGGTTGGTATTGGTGAAAAAGAATTATAAAGACAGGATTGGAAAAGCGATTCCATATATCGGCACCGTAGACACTACGATTACGGGTAGCAGAAATGGTCACAGCCCTATTTTCATCTGGTATGCGCTTAAAAAACTGGGAAAAGAAGGATTAAAGCAACGCGCTTTGGAATGTCTGGAAACCGCAGCCTATACGGTAAAAAGCCTAAATAATATTGGCGTACCAGCATGGACTAATCCCTCTGCCTTAACGGTGGTATTCCCAGCGCCTTCTATCGCATTGCGACAGAAATGGCAGATTGCTACCGAAGATGGCAATAGTCACGTGATCTGTATGCCTGGGGTAACCAAGGCACAGATTGACGATTTTGTGCAGGATTTACAAGCGGAAATAGAATTGACCGCAGCACTAACCCTATAA
- a CDS encoding nitrilase family protein, translating into MESPDYLSIKNLKITIFQAYLFWENVDKNLQNLSLRLSSGVKEKTDLIVLPEMFNTGFSMNAPALAEEMNGKTMQWMKEIAQKYECVVTGSLIIKEDGHYYNRLIWMLPDGGYSHYDKRHLFGLGEEDKNYSPGKDKVIVTLKGWKIRLAICYDLRFPVWLRNQNEEYDILLLIASWPDKRAVHWNALIPARAIENQSYVIAANRVGHDGKELYHSGHSQCIDPMGKTIYYKPEDEDLYTFSIGYEELAKTRRAFPFLKDADHFQII; encoded by the coding sequence ATGGAAAGTCCAGATTACCTAAGTATTAAAAACCTGAAAATCACAATTTTCCAGGCCTATTTATTTTGGGAGAATGTTGACAAAAACCTGCAGAATCTATCCCTAAGATTGTCCTCAGGTGTTAAAGAAAAAACAGACCTGATTGTACTTCCAGAGATGTTTAACACCGGTTTTAGCATGAACGCTCCAGCACTCGCTGAAGAGATGAATGGTAAAACTATGCAGTGGATGAAGGAGATTGCACAAAAATATGAATGCGTAGTTACTGGCAGTCTGATCATCAAAGAAGACGGTCATTATTATAACCGACTGATCTGGATGCTTCCGGATGGCGGCTATAGCCATTACGATAAAAGACATTTATTTGGCCTGGGTGAAGAAGATAAAAACTATTCTCCAGGCAAAGACAAAGTCATTGTAACATTAAAAGGCTGGAAAATCCGCCTTGCGATCTGTTATGACCTCCGCTTCCCGGTATGGCTGCGTAATCAGAATGAAGAATACGACATTCTACTGCTGATTGCCAGCTGGCCTGATAAACGTGCTGTTCATTGGAACGCACTGATTCCTGCCCGTGCCATCGAAAACCAGAGTTATGTGATTGCAGCCAATCGTGTGGGTCATGATGGTAAAGAACTATATCATAGCGGGCATTCCCAATGTATCGATCCAATGGGTAAAACCATTTATTATAAACCCGAAGACGAAGATCTTTATACCTTTAGTATCGGCTACGAAGAACTGGCTAAAACCCGCAGGGCCTTCCCATTCTTAAAAGACGCCGATCACTTTCAAATTATTTAA